The Myxococcus fulvus genome has a window encoding:
- a CDS encoding N-acetylmuramoyl-L-alanine amidase: protein MSTDFFRARPGGVLLALLLTSTLAAAQAPVHTHEGEVGACGLEPPDAVYLPAPTRRAHESRKLSASDAPVVRREQRDGTTKASLAGVPQTRTRAGALSGKVIYLSPGHGFYRAPTLSRWATQRPNTWAVVEDLISAEVVNQYLLPMLMGAGATVVPVREADLNSRMVIVDDGGAGYSEAGDTGLFRATEQKGWATPVFPMGNGVEPFTQGTTRELLTTQASTASATWAPVVPADGNYHVYVSYGAAPTRTENAHYVVRHAGGESHFRVNQRRHGGTWVLLGRFFFKANAGPERAAVVLMNDAEEGATVSVDAVRFGGGSGVIGDAQMAALPRPRYEEAARYHVQFSGAPLTVYAPTGANAIANERNADVTARARFAAWLHEEGEDAVYVAWHTNASTTGNVVGTEAYVYGRNPVDGTLQFEGVPGSDVLGRALLDELGTDLKREVDPTWRVRSLRSANLGEVNPMHNPEMPSVLLEIAYHDAVADSNRLKEPAFRRVAARAILQGLIKYYAARDGVAVTLPPEAPDAVVARNVSAGTVEVRWAAPQANPDEQGRDAPTAYRVYQSEDGQAWDDGTEVSGTSLSVPLAAGLSRYFRVAAVSAGGEGFPSAIVGVRSGDAPPALVVNAFERLDSALACGEALDAYDLEAPLRVLLETMNDGTYVRRHGDAMSQSGVAFDSATSGAVAAGLVSVGAGYRVVDWFTGRGGEAGAGLTRAQQDTLRAHVMSGGHLMLSGSQVASALSVGDSDDKAFLTDILRASVGTGAPPRSVEGVPGDFLADWTGVALDDGTRGAYPVGSTDLLTPASGGSAVVRYSGTELGAGVFSMPAGQVLLLGVPFEAVVDRAARARLLSAFLVRAGFPAPGSPPVGDSGETGPGLLSGCVAPRGVDPHPPEEPEPPEPPEPIVLDALPQFYHPLGDSGCGCGAGGGTGAGLWLLVGVIVQLRRARRRTSEVKR from the coding sequence ATGAGCACCGACTTCTTCCGGGCGCGTCCAGGTGGCGTGCTGCTGGCCCTCCTGTTGACCTCCACCCTCGCCGCCGCCCAGGCCCCCGTGCACACCCACGAGGGCGAAGTGGGCGCCTGTGGCCTGGAGCCCCCGGACGCGGTGTACCTGCCGGCGCCGACCCGCCGCGCGCACGAGTCGAGGAAGCTGAGCGCCTCCGACGCTCCCGTGGTGCGGCGCGAGCAGCGGGATGGCACGACGAAGGCCTCGCTCGCGGGGGTTCCCCAGACGCGGACGCGGGCGGGCGCGCTGTCCGGGAAGGTCATCTACCTGAGCCCCGGCCACGGCTTCTACCGGGCGCCCACGCTGTCGCGCTGGGCCACGCAGCGGCCCAACACGTGGGCGGTGGTGGAGGACCTCATCTCCGCCGAGGTGGTGAACCAGTACCTGTTGCCCATGTTGATGGGCGCGGGCGCCACGGTGGTGCCGGTGCGCGAGGCGGACCTGAACTCGCGCATGGTCATCGTCGACGACGGTGGCGCGGGCTACTCGGAGGCGGGGGACACGGGGCTGTTCCGCGCGACGGAGCAGAAGGGCTGGGCGACGCCTGTCTTCCCCATGGGCAACGGTGTCGAGCCGTTCACGCAAGGCACCACGCGGGAGTTGCTCACCACGCAGGCGTCCACCGCGTCGGCCACGTGGGCGCCGGTGGTGCCCGCGGACGGCAACTACCACGTGTACGTCTCGTATGGCGCGGCGCCCACGCGGACCGAGAACGCGCACTACGTCGTGCGCCACGCGGGCGGCGAGAGCCACTTCCGCGTCAACCAGCGCCGCCACGGCGGGACGTGGGTGCTGCTGGGCCGCTTCTTCTTCAAGGCGAACGCGGGGCCGGAGCGCGCGGCGGTGGTGCTGATGAACGACGCGGAGGAGGGCGCCACGGTGTCCGTGGACGCGGTGCGCTTCGGAGGAGGCTCGGGCGTCATCGGCGACGCGCAGATGGCCGCGCTGCCGCGTCCCCGCTACGAGGAGGCCGCGCGCTACCACGTGCAGTTCAGCGGCGCACCCCTGACGGTGTACGCGCCCACCGGGGCCAACGCCATCGCCAACGAGCGCAACGCGGACGTGACGGCGCGCGCGCGCTTCGCCGCGTGGCTGCACGAGGAGGGTGAGGACGCGGTGTACGTGGCCTGGCACACCAACGCCTCCACCACCGGCAACGTGGTGGGCACCGAGGCCTATGTCTATGGACGCAACCCGGTGGACGGCACGCTCCAGTTCGAGGGCGTTCCCGGCAGCGACGTGCTGGGGCGGGCGCTGTTGGACGAGCTGGGCACGGACCTCAAGCGGGAGGTCGACCCGACGTGGCGCGTGCGCAGCCTGCGCTCGGCGAACCTGGGCGAGGTCAACCCCATGCACAACCCGGAGATGCCGTCGGTGCTGCTGGAGATCGCCTACCACGACGCGGTGGCGGACTCGAACCGGCTGAAGGAGCCGGCGTTCCGCCGCGTCGCCGCGCGCGCCATCCTCCAGGGGCTCATCAAGTACTACGCCGCGCGGGACGGCGTGGCGGTCACGCTGCCGCCCGAGGCGCCCGACGCGGTGGTGGCGCGCAACGTCTCGGCCGGCACGGTGGAGGTGCGCTGGGCCGCGCCCCAGGCGAACCCGGACGAGCAGGGACGCGACGCGCCCACCGCGTACCGCGTCTACCAGAGCGAGGACGGCCAGGCCTGGGACGACGGCACGGAGGTGTCGGGGACGAGCCTGAGCGTGCCGTTGGCGGCGGGCCTCTCGCGCTACTTCCGGGTCGCGGCGGTGAGCGCGGGCGGCGAGGGCTTCCCGTCCGCCATCGTCGGCGTGCGCTCGGGGGACGCGCCCCCGGCGTTGGTGGTCAATGCCTTCGAGCGGCTGGACTCCGCGCTGGCGTGCGGCGAGGCGCTGGACGCGTACGACCTGGAGGCTCCGTTGCGAGTGCTCCTGGAGACGATGAACGACGGCACCTACGTGCGCCGGCACGGGGACGCGATGAGCCAGTCGGGCGTGGCCTTCGACAGCGCGACGAGCGGGGCGGTGGCGGCGGGGCTGGTGTCCGTCGGAGCGGGCTACCGGGTGGTGGACTGGTTCACCGGGCGGGGTGGCGAGGCCGGCGCCGGACTGACGCGCGCGCAACAGGACACGCTGCGCGCGCATGTGATGAGCGGTGGACATCTGATGCTGTCGGGCAGCCAGGTCGCGTCCGCGCTGTCGGTGGGCGACTCGGACGACAAGGCCTTCCTCACGGACATCCTCCGGGCGTCGGTGGGGACCGGCGCGCCGCCTCGGAGCGTGGAGGGCGTGCCGGGAGACTTCCTGGCGGATTGGACGGGCGTGGCCCTGGACGACGGCACCCGGGGCGCCTATCCGGTGGGGTCCACCGATTTGCTCACCCCGGCCTCGGGAGGCTCGGCGGTGGTGCGGTACTCGGGCACGGAGCTGGGGGCGGGCGTGTTCTCCATGCCGGCGGGGCAGGTGCTCCTGCTGGGTGTCCCCTTCGAGGCGGTGGTGGACCGGGCGGCGCGGGCGCGGCTGTTGTCCGCGTTCCTGGTGCGCGCGGGCTTCCCCGCGCCGGGCTCGCCGCCCGTCGGGGATTCCGGCGAGACGGGGCCCGGCCTGTTGAGCGGGTGCGTGGCGCCGCGCGGAGTGGACCCGCATCCTCCCGAGGAGCCCGAGCCTCCCGAGCCCCCGGAGCCCATCGTCCTGGACGCGCTGCCGCAGTTCTACCATCCGCTCGGCGACTCGGGCTGTGGCTGTGGGGCCGGCGGGGGAACGGGCGCGGGGCTGTGGCTGTTGGTCGGGGTGATTGTTCAGCTTCGACGCGCGCGCCGTCGCACGAGCGAGGTGAAGCGTTGA
- a CDS encoding diacylglycerol kinase family protein has product MTVPARPPPSFPPRRGSGFLASFGHAWAGLIHTVVHQRNMRLHLISAVLVGLVGSGIPLGLAEKVTLIFCVLLIFFAEILNSALEHLVDLAVQQFDEKARLTKDAAAAGVLVLALGTVVIFAAILVHNWETVRTSTDAIVRQVALGLPLTACVVVLVLPQRRPVGVDVGAFVAGGVLLAFLAQYTASTVFTAMTAGLLFVAGSAAYTRRREAGSPGAPAGDSAVNRT; this is encoded by the coding sequence ATGACCGTACCTGCCCGGCCACCTCCCAGCTTCCCTCCCCGTCGCGGCTCGGGGTTCCTCGCCTCGTTCGGCCATGCCTGGGCGGGCCTCATCCACACCGTCGTCCACCAGCGCAACATGCGCCTGCACCTCATCTCCGCCGTGCTGGTGGGGCTGGTGGGCAGCGGCATCCCCCTGGGGCTCGCCGAGAAGGTCACCCTCATCTTCTGCGTCCTGCTCATCTTCTTCGCGGAAATCCTGAACAGCGCGCTGGAGCACCTGGTGGACCTGGCCGTCCAGCAGTTCGACGAGAAGGCCCGGCTCACCAAGGACGCGGCCGCCGCGGGCGTGCTGGTGCTCGCGCTGGGCACGGTGGTCATCTTCGCGGCCATCCTCGTGCACAACTGGGAGACGGTTCGCACGAGCACCGACGCCATCGTCCGCCAGGTGGCGCTCGGCCTGCCCTTGACGGCGTGCGTGGTGGTGCTGGTGCTGCCCCAGCGCCGGCCGGTTGGCGTGGACGTGGGCGCCTTCGTCGCGGGCGGCGTGCTGCTCGCGTTCCTCGCCCAGTACACGGCCAGCACCGTATTCACCGCGATGACGGCCGGGCTGCTCTTCGTCGCGGGCTCGGCGGCCTACACCCGCCGACGCGAAGCGGGCTCTCCAGGGGCGCCAGCGGGCGATTCGGCGGTCAACCGGACATAA
- a CDS encoding NAD(P)/FAD-dependent oxidoreductase yields the protein MAYRVNNIGLWLDEPEELLGQRAAEKLGVTRSDLASVRVVRSVLDARKKGSPRYIYTLEVEMAPGRKPKQLPPDVGEAPPPPEPLTSVKPPEQWPIIIGTGPAGLFAALGLLERGVKSILIERGREVVARRKDVAKLMRDGTLDPESNMNFGEGGAGAYTDGKLSTRINHPMVRKVIEAFARYGAPDAILVEGKPHIGSDLLPGAVAKLREELIAGGCEVHFGQRVDDLLYKDGRIAGVKLADGRTLESDRVILAPGNSARELYERFAADGRVSVEAKPFALGFRAEHPQTLINGIQYGSAAKNPKLPPADYKLAENLDVDGEVRGVYSFCMCPGGIVVPTPTEDGLQCTNGMSNSRRNARYANAGIVVSVSVADFEREGFHGPLAGLQFQRHWEQKAYELGGGKFFAPAQTIPDYLAGRVKKDPGGTSYRPGLAHVDLNRLFPERLTTSLKQALKTFDRKMRGFISDEGKLIGIESRTSSPVRITRGEDLQSVSCKGLYPAGEGCGYAGGIVSSAIDGLRVAEQIATELA from the coding sequence ATGGCGTATCGGGTGAACAACATCGGGCTGTGGCTGGACGAGCCGGAGGAGCTGCTCGGTCAGCGGGCCGCGGAGAAGCTGGGCGTCACCCGCTCTGATCTGGCCTCCGTGCGGGTGGTGCGCTCCGTGCTGGATGCGCGCAAGAAGGGCAGCCCGCGCTACATCTACACGCTGGAGGTGGAGATGGCGCCGGGGCGCAAGCCCAAGCAGCTGCCTCCGGATGTGGGCGAGGCGCCGCCGCCTCCCGAGCCGCTGACGTCGGTGAAGCCGCCCGAGCAGTGGCCCATCATCATCGGCACGGGCCCCGCGGGGCTGTTCGCCGCGCTGGGGCTGCTCGAGCGCGGCGTGAAGAGCATCCTCATCGAGCGGGGACGCGAGGTGGTGGCGCGGCGCAAGGACGTGGCGAAGCTGATGCGCGACGGCACGTTGGACCCGGAGAGCAACATGAACTTCGGGGAGGGCGGCGCCGGCGCGTACACGGACGGCAAGCTGTCCACGCGCATCAACCACCCCATGGTGCGCAAGGTCATCGAGGCCTTCGCCCGCTACGGCGCGCCGGACGCCATCCTGGTCGAGGGCAAGCCGCACATCGGCTCGGACCTCTTGCCGGGCGCGGTGGCGAAGCTGCGCGAGGAGCTCATCGCCGGCGGCTGCGAGGTGCACTTCGGCCAGCGCGTGGACGACCTGCTCTACAAGGACGGCCGCATCGCCGGCGTGAAGCTCGCGGACGGGCGCACGCTGGAGAGCGACCGCGTCATCTTGGCCCCCGGCAACTCCGCGCGCGAGCTGTACGAGCGCTTCGCCGCCGATGGCCGCGTCAGCGTGGAGGCCAAGCCCTTCGCGCTGGGCTTCCGCGCCGAGCACCCGCAGACGCTCATCAACGGCATCCAGTACGGCAGCGCCGCGAAGAACCCGAAGCTGCCCCCCGCCGACTACAAGCTCGCGGAGAACCTGGACGTCGATGGCGAGGTGCGCGGCGTCTACTCGTTCTGCATGTGCCCGGGCGGCATCGTGGTGCCCACGCCCACCGAGGACGGGCTGCAGTGCACCAACGGCATGAGCAACTCGCGCCGCAACGCGCGCTACGCCAACGCGGGCATCGTCGTGTCCGTCTCCGTGGCGGACTTCGAGCGCGAGGGCTTCCACGGACCGTTGGCTGGCTTGCAGTTCCAGCGGCACTGGGAGCAGAAGGCGTACGAGCTGGGCGGCGGGAAGTTCTTCGCCCCGGCGCAGACCATTCCGGACTACCTGGCCGGGCGCGTGAAGAAGGACCCGGGTGGCACCAGCTACCGTCCGGGCCTGGCGCACGTGGACCTGAACCGGCTGTTCCCCGAGCGGCTCACCACGTCCCTCAAGCAGGCGCTGAAGACCTTCGACCGGAAGATGCGCGGCTTCATCAGCGACGAGGGCAAGCTCATCGGCATCGAGAGCCGCACGTCGTCCCCCGTGCGAATCACGCGGGGCGAGGATTTGCAGTCGGTGTCCTGCAAGGGCCTGTACCCCGCGGGCGAGGGCTGCGGCTATGCGGGCGGCATCGTCTCGTCGGCCATTGATGGATTGCGCGTCGCGGAGCAGATTGCCACCGAGCTGGCGTGA
- a CDS encoding class I SAM-dependent rRNA methyltransferase, with protein MLSTYLSKDAARRLRHGAPWLRREDIVSMEGTPQPGEPVQLRDEDGAVLGLGDVDLEASLAVRRLGMPDEAVEGLIPRHLRRAFERRGRMVDDPRFCRVVNDDGDGLPGLIVDRYDTHFVVQTLTRSMDARHQDITRALVEVTGASSVLLRNDSPRRKALGLSTQRPHVLYGTPPRWCRLLELGARFTVDLTYGQGTGYAYDQRELRRVVGRMAWDGRVLDAACNVGGLFVHAGLHGARHILAFDSDADAADLARENAEANGLLGRVVVEKGTALQALRAVRETFDLVLLDTLRVATEEEFVEHLRYALRRTRHGGRLMVVGYHPPLAFGGFDELVATACEAEARMATRLARPGLPPDHPTLVGSPGAEYLDTVALEVS; from the coding sequence TTGCTCAGCACCTATCTGTCCAAAGATGCCGCCCGCCGTCTGCGCCATGGAGCCCCCTGGCTGCGCCGGGAGGACATCGTCTCCATGGAGGGAACGCCCCAGCCCGGCGAGCCCGTCCAGTTGAGGGACGAGGACGGCGCGGTGCTCGGGCTGGGGGACGTGGACCTGGAGGCCTCGCTCGCGGTGCGGCGGTTGGGCATGCCGGACGAGGCCGTGGAGGGGCTGATTCCGCGCCACCTGCGCCGCGCCTTCGAGCGCCGGGGCCGCATGGTGGACGACCCGCGCTTCTGCCGGGTGGTGAACGATGACGGGGACGGGCTGCCCGGCCTCATCGTGGACCGGTACGACACCCACTTCGTGGTGCAGACGCTGACGCGCTCCATGGACGCCCGGCACCAGGACATCACCCGCGCGCTGGTGGAGGTGACGGGGGCCAGCTCCGTGCTGCTGCGCAACGACTCCCCGCGCCGCAAGGCCCTGGGACTGTCCACCCAGCGACCCCATGTCCTCTACGGCACCCCGCCCCGCTGGTGTCGGCTGTTGGAGCTGGGCGCCAGGTTCACCGTGGACCTCACGTACGGCCAGGGCACGGGCTACGCGTATGACCAGCGGGAGCTGCGCCGCGTGGTGGGCCGCATGGCCTGGGACGGCCGGGTGCTGGACGCCGCCTGCAACGTGGGCGGGCTCTTCGTGCACGCGGGCCTGCATGGCGCGCGGCACATCCTCGCCTTCGACTCGGACGCGGACGCGGCGGACCTGGCGCGGGAGAACGCCGAGGCGAACGGGCTGCTCGGGCGCGTGGTGGTGGAGAAGGGCACCGCGCTGCAGGCCCTGCGCGCGGTGCGGGAGACGTTCGACCTGGTGCTGCTGGACACACTCCGGGTGGCGACCGAGGAGGAGTTCGTGGAGCACCTGCGGTACGCGCTGCGACGCACCCGGCATGGGGGCCGGCTGATGGTGGTCGGCTATCACCCACCCCTGGCGTTCGGCGGCTTCGACGAGCTGGTGGCCACCGCGTGCGAGGCGGAGGCGCGAATGGCCACCCGACTGGCCCGGCCCGGGCTGCCTCCGGACCACCCGACGCTGGTGGGCTCCCCGGGCGCGGAATACCTCGACACGGTGGCGCTGGAGGTGAGCTGA
- a CDS encoding 3'-5' exoribonuclease YhaM family protein: MTNENAPQTATSTPADSVETVRKVYAADLREKDRVHTVFRVTKKEKVTARSGKVFLALTLVDKSGEVDARVFDKVDALEPSFQSGDFVLVQGNVIQFHGRTQVVVEGLERLDPEPLDPKEFEPPPAPPAEAKASPEAKPAAEPRAEKADKGEKSEKSEPRHDGGGGARAAGLIRELINERINDPFVKQLLIAFLDDPQVSAGLPVAPAAKGMHHAWRGGLAEHLLSVMRLTLRVADHYPMADRDLLLAGAFLHDVMKVAEISPDKGFDYTDEGKLVGHLVMTAQKIREKTLSIPGFPPLLENHLTHLAISHHGQLEYGSPKVPMTIEAHIVHALDSLDSRIASWLEAMQRDSNEKWTDVQRHYDRQLWKGPLPTVRGRGPVEGGGGGGQGRRKSREEKRKNRGDKAPQQQQAPAQEGGAPVVAREEQQPQQRPPRRERPPREDRPPREERPPREERARDEQRAPREERPPRPPRDPNSLPKELTFKPFSALTTLSGDKSGEGSSES; the protein is encoded by the coding sequence ATGACCAACGAAAACGCCCCCCAGACCGCGACCTCCACCCCGGCGGATTCCGTCGAGACCGTCCGCAAGGTGTACGCGGCCGACCTGCGTGAGAAGGACCGCGTCCACACCGTCTTCCGCGTCACCAAGAAGGAGAAGGTGACGGCCCGCAGCGGCAAGGTGTTCCTGGCCCTGACGCTCGTCGACAAGAGCGGCGAGGTGGACGCGCGCGTGTTCGACAAGGTCGACGCGCTCGAGCCGTCCTTCCAGTCCGGCGACTTCGTGCTCGTCCAGGGCAACGTCATCCAGTTCCACGGCCGCACGCAGGTGGTGGTGGAGGGCCTGGAGCGCCTGGACCCCGAGCCCCTGGACCCCAAGGAGTTCGAGCCGCCCCCTGCCCCGCCCGCCGAGGCCAAGGCCTCCCCGGAGGCGAAGCCCGCCGCCGAGCCGCGCGCCGAGAAGGCCGACAAGGGTGAGAAGAGCGAGAAGAGCGAGCCCCGTCACGACGGCGGCGGTGGCGCCCGGGCCGCGGGCCTCATCCGCGAGCTCATCAACGAGCGCATCAACGACCCCTTCGTGAAGCAGCTCCTGATTGCGTTCCTGGACGACCCGCAGGTGTCCGCGGGGCTGCCGGTGGCGCCGGCCGCCAAGGGCATGCATCACGCGTGGCGCGGCGGCCTGGCCGAGCACCTGCTGTCGGTGATGCGGCTGACCCTGCGGGTGGCGGACCACTACCCCATGGCGGACCGCGACCTGCTGCTGGCGGGCGCGTTCCTGCACGACGTGATGAAGGTGGCGGAGATCTCCCCGGACAAGGGCTTCGACTACACCGACGAGGGCAAGCTCGTGGGCCACCTGGTGATGACGGCCCAGAAGATCCGCGAGAAGACGCTGTCCATCCCCGGCTTCCCGCCGCTGCTCGAGAACCACCTCACGCACCTGGCCATCTCGCACCACGGGCAGCTGGAGTACGGCAGCCCCAAGGTGCCGATGACCATCGAGGCGCACATCGTCCACGCGCTCGACTCGCTCGACTCGCGCATCGCCTCGTGGCTGGAGGCCATGCAGCGCGACTCGAACGAGAAGTGGACGGACGTGCAGCGCCACTACGACCGTCAGCTCTGGAAGGGCCCCCTGCCCACCGTGCGCGGCCGCGGGCCCGTCGAGGGTGGCGGCGGTGGTGGCCAAGGCCGCCGCAAGTCGCGCGAGGAGAAGCGCAAGAACCGGGGCGACAAGGCTCCGCAGCAGCAGCAGGCTCCGGCGCAGGAGGGTGGCGCGCCGGTGGTGGCGCGTGAGGAGCAGCAGCCGCAGCAGCGTCCTCCCCGCCGCGAGCGTCCGCCTCGCGAGGACCGTCCGCCCCGCGAGGAGCGTCCGCCGCGCGAGGAGCGCGCCCGGGACGAGCAGCGCGCGCCCCGTGAGGAGCGTCCGCCGCGTCCGCCGAGGGATCCGAACAGCCTGCCGAAGGAGCTGACCTTCAAGCCCTTCAGCGCGCTGACGACGCTCTCGGGCGACAAGAGTGGCGAGGGTTCGTCGGAAAGCTGA
- a CDS encoding HD domain-containing phosphohydrolase, protein MAKKLGERLIEAGLVNAGAVEQALEHQKITGHKLGDCLVELGLLQEAALLRFLAAEFQTRFVSADKLAKAKIATEVLDRLPVRLAEAQNVLPLAVDPDRKLLSVVAAEPQNKALMDEIALVTGMSEVYAYVGLRGAIAAAIRKHYYGDPTAFAALLEAASAQSGPAESTSRTGAPEHNRTSTSNRSSLSFRMETDPRMRVQRPSGGTQVAGRPSSTQRREPGGPRGLVSDIDYVETLGILVGLLEQDRQRHRGHSAQLARQAGIVGQRMGMPHKELAALSIAAYLHDLGKPSERHFSLASNAINSEWKAQARAACRAPTKLFETVHLPAQVNTILAQLYEAWDGSGTPQGAKGEEITLGARILAAVDSFLELTKNPGNALGKALPKEQALEHLRTNAGVLYDPVVADIVIQLQSGELLRHRLESEGRQVLVVEPDETARGELLEAVLKQGLVAHALSTQEGAQDGLARQDCDVLVVSLRLGQQEVLDLLQQARSTPETAGLPIAVVGEPDAPTRERLMMGGATELLPPGDKSLIAKAVRALLEDRVLHNGPGRVVRGSFDELPPKELLRTLGSARKSGKLNLRQHTLEGSMHLESGRVVFASFGGHTGEPALQALLKLKQADFQYDPDALLLDVPQMDQDLQALAGGVSAG, encoded by the coding sequence ATGGCGAAGAAGCTGGGTGAGCGCCTCATCGAGGCGGGGCTCGTCAACGCCGGGGCCGTGGAGCAGGCCCTGGAGCACCAGAAGATCACCGGCCACAAGCTGGGGGACTGTCTGGTGGAGCTGGGGCTCCTCCAGGAAGCGGCGCTGCTGCGCTTCCTGGCCGCGGAGTTCCAGACGCGCTTCGTGAGCGCGGACAAGCTGGCCAAGGCGAAGATCGCCACCGAGGTGCTCGACAGGCTCCCGGTGCGACTCGCCGAGGCGCAGAACGTGCTGCCCCTGGCGGTGGACCCGGACCGCAAGCTGTTGTCCGTGGTCGCCGCCGAGCCGCAGAACAAGGCGCTGATGGACGAGATTGCCCTCGTCACGGGCATGTCGGAGGTCTACGCGTACGTGGGCCTGCGCGGCGCCATCGCCGCGGCCATCCGCAAGCACTACTACGGCGACCCCACCGCGTTCGCCGCGCTGCTCGAGGCCGCGAGCGCGCAGTCCGGCCCCGCCGAGTCCACGTCCCGCACCGGCGCGCCGGAGCACAACCGCACGTCCACCAGCAACCGCAGCAGCCTGTCCTTCCGCATGGAGACGGACCCGCGCATGCGGGTGCAGCGTCCCAGCGGCGGCACGCAGGTGGCCGGTCGTCCGTCCTCCACGCAGCGGCGCGAGCCGGGGGGTCCTCGCGGACTGGTCAGCGACATCGACTACGTGGAGACGCTGGGCATCCTCGTGGGGCTGCTGGAGCAGGACCGCCAGCGGCACCGGGGACACTCCGCGCAGTTGGCGCGTCAGGCGGGCATCGTCGGTCAGCGCATGGGAATGCCCCACAAGGAGCTGGCCGCGCTGTCCATCGCCGCGTACCTGCACGATTTGGGCAAGCCGTCCGAGCGGCACTTCTCGCTCGCGAGCAACGCCATCAACTCGGAGTGGAAGGCACAGGCCCGCGCCGCGTGCCGCGCGCCCACGAAGTTGTTCGAGACGGTGCACCTGCCCGCGCAGGTCAACACCATCCTCGCGCAGCTGTATGAAGCCTGGGATGGCTCGGGCACTCCGCAGGGCGCCAAGGGGGAGGAGATCACCCTGGGCGCGCGCATCCTCGCGGCGGTGGACAGCTTCCTGGAGCTGACCAAGAACCCCGGCAACGCGCTGGGCAAGGCACTGCCCAAGGAGCAGGCCCTGGAGCACCTGCGCACCAACGCAGGCGTGCTCTACGACCCGGTGGTCGCGGACATCGTCATCCAGTTGCAGAGCGGCGAGCTGCTCCGTCACCGGCTGGAGAGCGAGGGACGGCAGGTGCTCGTGGTGGAGCCGGACGAGACGGCGCGCGGCGAGCTGCTGGAGGCCGTGCTCAAGCAGGGGCTGGTCGCGCACGCGCTGTCCACGCAGGAGGGCGCGCAGGACGGCCTCGCCCGGCAGGACTGCGACGTGCTGGTGGTGAGCCTGCGCTTGGGTCAGCAGGAGGTGCTGGACTTGCTCCAGCAGGCTCGCTCCACGCCGGAGACGGCGGGGCTGCCCATCGCCGTGGTGGGCGAGCCGGATGCGCCCACGCGCGAGCGGCTGATGATGGGCGGCGCGACGGAGCTGCTGCCTCCCGGGGACAAGTCCCTCATCGCCAAGGCGGTGCGCGCGCTGCTCGAGGACCGGGTGCTGCACAACGGCCCGGGGCGCGTGGTGCGTGGCAGCTTCGACGAGCTGCCTCCGAAGGAGCTCTTGCGCACGCTGGGCAGCGCGAGGAAGAGCGGCAAGCTCAACCTGCGTCAGCACACGCTGGAGGGCTCGATGCACCTGGAGAGCGGCCGCGTCGTGTTCGCCTCGTTCGGCGGACACACGGGAGAGCCCGCGCTCCAGGCGCTCTTGAAGCTCAAGCAGGCCGACTTCCAGTACGACCCGGACGCGCTGCTGCTGGACGTGCCGCAGATGGACCAGGACCTCCAGGCCCTGGCCGGCGGCGTCAGCGCAGGTTGA
- a CDS encoding TatD family hydrolase: MRLVDAHCHLEVKDFADAAPVLERARAAGLIHAIVVGQFRGPGEWGNALELAAAHPEFLSPTLGIHPHEAARATEDDLATLERTCARPEVRAVGEAGLDYYYDHSPREAQARIFRHQCELAVKLGKPLVVHVRDAHEDCDAILGEVGVSKGVIHCFTGDTDAARRYLDRGFYLSLSGVITYKKTEALQDAVRFAPLDRLMVETDSPYLAPVPHRGRKNEPSHVVETARKLAELKGVTLETVTEVTTANAAALFNLNLR, encoded by the coding sequence ATGAGACTGGTGGATGCGCACTGCCACCTGGAAGTGAAGGACTTCGCTGACGCGGCTCCCGTGTTGGAGCGCGCGCGCGCCGCGGGCCTCATCCACGCCATCGTCGTGGGCCAGTTCCGCGGCCCCGGCGAGTGGGGCAACGCGCTGGAGCTGGCCGCCGCGCATCCGGAGTTCCTCTCGCCCACGCTCGGCATCCATCCGCACGAGGCCGCGCGGGCCACCGAGGACGACCTGGCCACGCTGGAGCGCACCTGCGCCCGGCCCGAGGTCCGCGCCGTCGGCGAGGCCGGCCTGGACTACTACTACGACCACTCGCCCCGGGAGGCGCAGGCGCGCATCTTCCGACACCAGTGCGAGCTGGCCGTGAAGCTGGGCAAGCCGCTGGTGGTGCACGTGCGTGACGCGCACGAGGACTGCGACGCGATTCTCGGCGAGGTGGGCGTGTCCAAGGGCGTCATCCACTGCTTCACCGGAGACACCGACGCCGCGCGGCGCTACCTGGACCGGGGCTTCTACCTCTCGCTCTCGGGCGTCATCACCTACAAGAAGACGGAGGCGCTGCAGGACGCGGTGCGCTTCGCGCCGCTCGACAGGCTGATGGTGGAGACCGACAGCCCGTACCTGGCGCCCGTGCCCCACCGGGGGCGCAAGAACGAGCCCTCGCACGTGGTGGAGACGGCGCGGAAGCTGGCGGAGCTCAAGGGCGTGACGCTGGAGACGGTGACCGAGGTCACCACCGCCAACGCCGCCGCCCTCTTCAACCTCAACCTGCGCTGA